Proteins encoded in a region of the Saccharothrix ecbatanensis genome:
- a CDS encoding cobyrinate a,c-diamide synthase, translated as MNRLVVAAPASGSGKTTVATGLMAALRRAGDKVAPFKVGPDYIDPGYHSVATGRPGRNLDPVMVGEHRVASLFAHGARGCDLAVVEGVMGLFDGRVDTEGIGSTAHVAKLLSAPVLFVVDARGQSRSLAALLHGFRGYDPTVRLGGVVLNQVGSARHEHVLRGACAEVGLEVLGVLPRDAKFALPSRHLGLVTAAEHGPAATAAVDAIADAVAKHVDLDAVRRLAAEVPAMAVPTWDPHAEVDVVPGSPRIAVAGGAAFTFGYAEQVELLTAAGADVVVVDPLRDETLPDGTAGLVLPGGFPEQHAAELSANEKLRAAVTALARAGAPVHAECGGLLYLAKSLDGVPMCGVIDADGAMTSRLTLGYRDAVAPRDSVLARAGSRITGHEFHRTALSVPHGARPAWQWRGHDLRPVAEGFVVGRVHASYLHTHPASSPEAVTRFVRACATESVRFEATR; from the coding sequence GTGAACCGGCTGGTGGTCGCCGCGCCCGCGTCGGGCAGCGGCAAGACCACCGTGGCCACCGGCCTGATGGCGGCGCTGCGCCGGGCGGGCGACAAGGTCGCCCCCTTCAAGGTCGGCCCCGACTACATCGACCCCGGCTACCACTCGGTCGCCACCGGCCGTCCGGGCCGCAACCTCGACCCGGTCATGGTCGGCGAGCACCGGGTGGCGAGCCTGTTCGCGCACGGCGCGCGCGGCTGCGACCTGGCCGTGGTGGAAGGCGTGATGGGCCTGTTCGACGGCCGGGTCGACACCGAGGGCATCGGGTCCACCGCGCACGTCGCCAAGCTGCTGTCCGCGCCTGTGCTGTTCGTGGTCGACGCCCGCGGCCAGAGTCGCAGCCTCGCCGCCCTGCTGCACGGCTTCCGCGGCTACGACCCGACCGTGCGGCTCGGCGGCGTGGTGCTGAACCAGGTCGGCTCGGCCCGGCACGAACACGTGCTGCGCGGCGCGTGCGCGGAGGTCGGGCTGGAGGTGCTCGGCGTGCTCCCGCGTGACGCGAAGTTCGCGCTCCCGTCCCGGCACCTGGGTCTGGTCACCGCCGCCGAGCACGGTCCGGCCGCGACCGCCGCCGTGGACGCCATCGCCGACGCGGTCGCCAAGCACGTCGACCTGGACGCGGTGCGCCGGCTCGCCGCCGAAGTTCCCGCGATGGCCGTGCCGACGTGGGATCCGCACGCCGAAGTGGACGTTGTCCCGGGCTCGCCGAGGATCGCCGTCGCGGGCGGCGCCGCGTTCACGTTCGGCTACGCCGAGCAGGTGGAGTTGCTGACGGCGGCGGGCGCGGACGTCGTCGTGGTCGACCCGCTGCGCGACGAGACCCTGCCCGACGGCACCGCCGGTCTCGTGCTGCCCGGCGGTTTTCCCGAGCAGCACGCCGCCGAGCTGTCCGCGAACGAGAAGCTGCGCGCCGCCGTCACCGCTCTCGCACGCGCCGGTGCGCCCGTGCACGCCGAGTGCGGCGGCCTGCTGTACCTGGCGAAGTCCTTGGACGGCGTGCCGATGTGCGGCGTGATCGACGCGGACGGCGCGATGACGTCCCGCCTCACGCTCGGCTACCGCGACGCCGTCGCACCACGGGACTCCGTGCTGGCCCGCGCCGGCTCCCGGATCACCGGGCACGAGTTCCACCGCACCGCGTTGAGCGTCCCGCACGGCGCGCGCCCGGCCTGGCAGTGGCGCGGCCACGACCTGCGCCCGGTGGCCGAGGGATTCGTGGTCGGCCGCGTGCACGCGTCGTACCTGCACACCCATCCGGCGTCGTCACCGGAAGCCGTGACCCGCTTCGTGCGGGCCTGCGCGACCGAGTCCGTGCGCTTCGAGGCCACTCGATAG
- a CDS encoding cytochrome P450, which produces MDLFQAGPADLRSLRDSAPVHRDERTGLWLVSRYDDVRAVLADPGRFHPDNALTAVTPIPRPVLRVLARAGFSLPPTLANNGTDTHGDLRRLVARFLTPARVAAMEPRIARLTGERLDRLRGGEVDLHPVLARDLPAIVLMEVMGIDDVDIDALKAWSTASLELFWGDVTVERQYELAKPAAAFHQWLTARIKAADPAGDDLFGALRADDVPIRDAAGLCYFLLIAGQETTTQLLSAAFHAVLRHGDLWSRLDEPGMAAACVEEVLRRDAPVNTWRRIAAEPVTLSGVDIPAGAPLLLMLAGSGSDPEVFPEPERFCPARPNARKHLAFGYGRHFCLGAGLARLEAEVVLRETARRFPDLRLASAVPPPMLGLLSFRAPLSVRVRLGERLAAGVTTLAPGIPVRDLEHAGRSATMPRL; this is translated from the coding sequence GTGGACCTCTTCCAGGCCGGGCCGGCCGACCTGCGCTCGCTGCGGGACAGCGCGCCGGTCCACCGCGACGAGCGCACCGGGTTGTGGCTGGTCAGCCGCTACGACGACGTGCGCGCGGTGCTGGCAGACCCGGGCCGGTTCCACCCGGACAACGCGCTGACCGCGGTGACCCCGATCCCGCGCCCGGTGCTGCGGGTCCTCGCGCGCGCCGGGTTCTCGCTGCCCCCGACGCTGGCCAACAACGGCACCGACACCCACGGCGACCTGAGGCGACTGGTCGCCCGCTTCCTCACCCCCGCACGGGTCGCTGCGATGGAGCCACGGATCGCGCGGCTCACCGGGGAACGGCTTGATCGGCTGCGCGGCGGCGAGGTCGACCTGCACCCCGTGCTGGCCCGCGACCTGCCCGCGATCGTGCTCATGGAGGTCATGGGCATCGATGACGTGGACATCGACGCGCTCAAGGCGTGGAGCACGGCGTCGTTGGAACTGTTCTGGGGTGACGTCACCGTGGAGCGGCAGTACGAGCTGGCGAAGCCCGCCGCCGCCTTCCACCAGTGGCTGACCGCGCGGATCAAGGCCGCCGACCCGGCCGGTGACGACCTGTTCGGCGCACTGCGGGCGGACGACGTGCCGATCCGGGACGCCGCCGGCCTCTGCTACTTCCTGCTGATCGCCGGCCAGGAGACGACGACCCAGCTGCTGAGCGCGGCGTTCCACGCGGTGCTGCGGCACGGCGACCTGTGGTCACGGCTGGACGAACCCGGCATGGCCGCCGCGTGCGTCGAAGAGGTGCTGCGACGGGACGCGCCGGTGAACACGTGGCGGCGGATCGCGGCCGAGCCGGTCACCCTCTCCGGCGTCGACATCCCGGCGGGCGCGCCGTTGCTGCTGATGCTCGCCGGCAGCGGCTCGGACCCGGAGGTCTTCCCGGAACCCGAGCGGTTCTGCCCCGCCCGGCCGAACGCCCGCAAACACCTGGCGTTCGGCTACGGCAGGCACTTCTGCCTCGGCGCGGGCTTGGCCCGGCTGGAGGCGGAAGTCGTGCTGCGGGAGACCGCCCGCCGGTTCCCCGACCTCCGGCTCGCCTCGGCCGTGCCGCCGCCGATGCTGGGCCTGCTGTCGTTCCGCGCGCCGTTGAGCGTGCGCGTCCGATTGGGGGAACGCCTCGCCGCCGGTGTGACGACGCTCGCCCCCGGCATCCCGGTCCGGGACTTGGAGCACGCCGGGCGAAGTGCGACGATGCCCAGGCTGTAG
- a CDS encoding bifunctional cobalt-precorrin-7 (C(5))-methyltransferase/cobalt-precorrin-6B (C(15))-methyltransferase: MPTDMDVVALHRFVTEAGRSWAEVTVVDAEAVGPRHALNVCRARPAVVVSGADPAELARGLAGWRRTLVVESAAGLSTVDPADAVARPWSEPGAILCLAEQNFAPEGEGWALPDDDFAHREGMIAVAEVRALVLARLGPRPGVLIWDVGAGPGAIGVECARLGAAVVAVERDPVQCVRIIANASAHGVDVRVVEAELADAGELPRPDAVFVGGGGPDVVRRCVRSGARRIVVATPDLDRVVPARDALLEAGYEVEGSQLSAARLTGGTLLATNPVTVLNGRKKA, translated from the coding sequence GTGCCAACTGACATGGACGTCGTCGCGCTGCACCGGTTCGTCACCGAAGCCGGTCGTTCCTGGGCCGAGGTCACCGTGGTGGACGCCGAGGCGGTGGGCCCCCGGCACGCGCTGAACGTGTGCCGGGCGCGGCCCGCGGTCGTGGTGTCCGGCGCCGACCCGGCCGAGCTGGCCCGCGGGCTGGCCGGGTGGCGGCGGACGCTGGTGGTCGAGTCCGCCGCCGGTCTGTCCACTGTGGACCCGGCGGACGCGGTGGCGCGGCCGTGGTCCGAGCCGGGCGCGATCCTGTGCCTGGCGGAGCAGAACTTCGCGCCCGAGGGCGAGGGCTGGGCGTTGCCGGACGACGATTTCGCGCACCGCGAAGGCATGATCGCGGTGGCCGAGGTGCGGGCGCTGGTGCTGGCCCGGCTCGGCCCGCGCCCCGGCGTGCTGATCTGGGACGTGGGCGCGGGCCCCGGCGCGATCGGCGTCGAGTGCGCGCGGCTCGGCGCGGCGGTCGTCGCGGTGGAACGCGACCCGGTGCAGTGCGTGCGGATCATCGCCAACGCCTCCGCGCACGGCGTGGACGTGCGGGTGGTCGAGGCGGAGCTGGCCGACGCGGGCGAGCTGCCCCGGCCGGACGCGGTGTTCGTCGGCGGCGGTGGCCCGGACGTGGTGCGGCGGTGCGTGCGGTCGGGCGCCCGGCGGATCGTGGTGGCGACCCCGGACCTGGACCGCGTGGTGCCCGCACGGGACGCCTTGCTGGAGGCCGGTTACGAGGTCGAGGGCAGCCAGCTGTCCGCCGCCCGGCTGACCGGCGGCACGTTGCTGGCCACCAACCCGGTGACCGTGCTGAACGGAAGGAAGAAGGCTTGA
- a CDS encoding S1 family peptidase has product MRISAPVFAVLVLVLSALPADAIVGGREAPPEPWAVALFDAAGNFFCGGALIGPDKVVTAAHCVVEQTALGFRDRVPTEVTAVAGRADLDTGTGRTAKVTAVWRHPEFTDVSAGHDVATLTLADALPYRPIRIADAAPGPATVYGWGRTGELAPPSRRLHEVEVPIRADDECAADVPDYRPGGMLCAGYPEGGKDACAGDSGGPLTVGGELVGVVSYGRGCARPGQPGVYTRLSRYLDRI; this is encoded by the coding sequence ATGCGCATCAGCGCGCCGGTCTTCGCCGTTCTCGTGCTGGTCCTGTCCGCCCTCCCGGCGGACGCGATCGTGGGCGGACGCGAGGCGCCGCCCGAACCGTGGGCGGTGGCCCTGTTCGACGCGGCGGGCAACTTCTTCTGCGGCGGCGCGCTGATCGGCCCCGACAAGGTCGTCACCGCGGCGCACTGCGTGGTGGAGCAGACCGCTCTGGGCTTCCGCGACCGCGTCCCGACCGAGGTGACCGCCGTGGCGGGCCGCGCCGATCTCGACACCGGCACCGGTCGGACCGCCAAGGTCACCGCCGTCTGGCGGCACCCCGAGTTCACCGACGTGTCCGCCGGCCACGACGTGGCGACACTCACCCTCGCCGACGCGCTGCCGTACCGGCCGATCCGCATCGCCGACGCCGCGCCGGGACCGGCGACCGTTTACGGCTGGGGCCGGACCGGCGAACTGGCCCCGCCGAGCCGCAGGCTGCACGAGGTCGAGGTGCCGATCCGCGCCGACGACGAGTGCGCCGCGGACGTCCCCGACTACCGGCCCGGCGGGATGCTCTGCGCGGGTTACCCGGAGGGCGGCAAGGACGCCTGCGCGGGCGACTCCGGCGGCCCGCTCACGGTCGGCGGCGAACTCGTCGGCGTCGTCTCCTACGGTCGCGGCTGCGCCCGGCCGGGCCAACCCGGCGTCTACACCCGGTTGAGCCGGTACCTCGACCGAATCTGA
- a CDS encoding LysE family translocator produces MHLDFTQLPAFLIACAVVVLTPGVDAFLLLRTSMRSGIRSGLLALAGIHTAAFIQVALVISGLGVVIARYPAVLTGLRWIGAAYLLYLAVSITRGLLRRTAGETVAVTPRPFQQGFLTNITNPKMLLFSLAFLPQFIGGGDPPYQLGMLAAVFLGLAALWELTIVVAAARVAGSLRRPGVTTALDAVCAAVFVTMSVGLVL; encoded by the coding sequence ATGCACCTGGACTTCACGCAGCTGCCGGCGTTCCTGATCGCCTGCGCGGTGGTCGTGCTGACGCCGGGCGTGGACGCCTTCCTCCTGCTGCGCACCTCGATGCGCTCGGGCATCCGGTCCGGCCTGCTGGCGCTGGCCGGCATCCACACCGCGGCCTTCATCCAGGTGGCGCTGGTGATCTCGGGCCTCGGCGTGGTGATCGCCCGCTACCCCGCGGTGCTGACCGGGCTGCGCTGGATCGGCGCGGCGTACCTGCTCTACCTGGCGGTGTCGATCACGCGAGGGCTGTTGCGGCGCACGGCGGGCGAGACGGTCGCGGTCACGCCCCGGCCGTTCCAGCAGGGGTTCCTGACCAACATCACCAACCCGAAGATGCTGCTGTTCTCCCTGGCGTTCCTGCCGCAGTTCATCGGCGGCGGCGACCCGCCGTACCAGCTCGGGATGCTGGCCGCCGTGTTCCTCGGGCTGGCCGCGTTGTGGGAGCTGACGATCGTGGTGGCCGCGGCGCGCGTCGCCGGATCGTTGCGCCGGCCCGGTGTGACGACGGCGCTGGACGCGGTGTGCGCGGCGGTGTTCGTGACCATGTCGGTCGGACTGGTGCTGTAA
- a CDS encoding cobalt-precorrin-4/precorrin-4 C(11)-methyltransferase: MTGRVSFVGAGPGAADLITVRGAKRIAEADVVLWSPGVIEVECVREHARPDAELVDFSRVTESEVAEVYRRSSAGKLKVVRLHAGDPALWGGLRDQQDVCRRLGLEIDVVPGVSHISAAAASVGRELTTSDVAQSLLLAGPESAEHIREFAAHGTTMAISASGARTGLLVEQLRAGGYADDTPVVVAYKVSWPDETVAQTTLGELEACVKEHKLYRTTLFLIGKVLAQSTPRRRAAVVEGDEPVRRPRTSKWSKRVRPVADVQPLLDSAPLPDVQPPSESRQSESRQSRGVQPLTESRPDPESPSAAAWSAVHDWQERARTKRPGQPKAKPEPVREPVLELVVEVPEPAQNEAAPSEVAETGPVTGAPRPAESEAKPKPKPVVAAAAKPSPPTVRASTTPRKPTGSRTKKNRRAN, translated from the coding sequence ATGACTGGTCGGGTCTCCTTCGTGGGCGCCGGTCCCGGCGCCGCCGATCTCATCACCGTCCGCGGCGCGAAGCGGATAGCCGAGGCCGACGTCGTGTTGTGGTCGCCCGGTGTCATCGAGGTCGAGTGCGTGCGCGAGCACGCCCGCCCGGACGCCGAGCTGGTCGACTTCTCCCGGGTCACCGAGTCCGAAGTGGCCGAGGTGTACCGGCGCTCGTCGGCGGGCAAGCTGAAGGTCGTGCGGCTGCACGCGGGCGATCCGGCGCTGTGGGGCGGCCTGCGCGACCAGCAGGACGTGTGCCGTCGGCTGGGCCTGGAGATCGACGTGGTGCCCGGCGTGTCCCACATTTCCGCCGCCGCGGCGTCCGTCGGCCGTGAGCTGACCACTTCGGACGTCGCCCAGTCGCTGCTGCTGGCCGGTCCCGAGAGCGCCGAGCACATCAGGGAGTTCGCCGCGCACGGCACCACGATGGCGATCTCCGCGTCGGGCGCGCGCACCGGTCTGCTGGTCGAGCAGTTGCGTGCGGGTGGTTACGCGGACGACACGCCGGTCGTGGTGGCGTACAAGGTTTCCTGGCCGGACGAGACGGTCGCGCAGACCACGCTCGGCGAGCTGGAGGCGTGCGTCAAGGAGCACAAGCTCTACCGCACCACGCTGTTCCTGATCGGCAAGGTGCTCGCGCAGTCCACGCCCCGCCGCCGTGCCGCGGTGGTCGAGGGTGACGAGCCGGTGCGCCGGCCGCGGACGTCGAAGTGGTCCAAGCGGGTCCGGCCGGTCGCGGATGTCCAGCCACTGCTGGATTCCGCACCACTGCCGGACGTCCAGCCACCGTCGGAAAGCCGGCAGTCGGAAAGCCGGCAGTCGCGGGGCGTCCAGCCGTTGACGGAGAGTCGGCCGGACCCGGAGTCGCCGTCGGCGGCGGCGTGGTCGGCGGTGCACGACTGGCAGGAGAGGGCGCGCACCAAGCGTCCCGGGCAGCCGAAGGCGAAGCCCGAGCCGGTCCGCGAGCCGGTGCTGGAACTGGTCGTGGAGGTGCCGGAGCCGGCCCAAAACGAGGCCGCCCCAAGCGAGGTCGCCGAAACCGGGCCGGTGACCGGTGCGCCGCGGCCCGCGGAATCGGAGGCGAAGCCGAAGCCCAAGCCGGTGGTCGCCGCCGCCGCGAAGCCCTCGCCGCCCACCGTGCGGGCGAGCACGACGCCGCGCAAGCCGACCGGATCGCGGACGAAGAAGAACAGGCGTGCCAACTGA
- the cobO gene encoding cob(I)yrinic acid a,c-diamide adenosyltransferase — MPQGQPSAIPNDGLSTRQRRNRPLTVLHTGEMKGKSTAAFGLALRGWNQGWSVGVFQFVKSAKWKVGEESAFRALGRLHDQTGEGGPVEWHKMGEGWSWTRKQGTEDDHAAAAREGWQEIARRLAAEQHGMYVLDEFTYPLHWGWVDVDEVVETLRNRPGHQHVVITGRHAPDKLVEAADLVVEMTKVKHPMDAGQKGQKGIEW, encoded by the coding sequence ATGCCCCAAGGTCAACCATCCGCCATCCCGAACGACGGCCTCAGCACCCGCCAGCGCCGCAACCGCCCGCTGACCGTGCTGCACACCGGCGAGATGAAGGGCAAGTCGACCGCCGCCTTCGGACTCGCGCTCCGCGGATGGAACCAGGGCTGGTCCGTCGGCGTCTTCCAGTTCGTGAAGTCGGCGAAGTGGAAGGTCGGCGAGGAGTCGGCTTTCCGCGCGCTCGGCCGCCTCCACGACCAGACCGGCGAAGGCGGCCCGGTCGAGTGGCACAAGATGGGCGAGGGCTGGTCCTGGACCCGGAAGCAGGGCACCGAGGACGACCACGCCGCCGCCGCCCGCGAAGGCTGGCAGGAGATCGCCCGCCGCCTCGCCGCCGAACAGCACGGCATGTACGTGCTGGACGAGTTCACCTACCCCCTGCACTGGGGCTGGGTGGACGTGGACGAGGTGGTCGAGACCCTTCGGAACCGGCCCGGCCACCAGCACGTCGTCATCACCGGCCGGCACGCGCCGGACAAGCTCGTCGAAGCCGCCGACCTGGTGGTGGAGATGACCAAGGTCAAGCACCCGATGGACGCGGGCCAGAAGGGGCAGAAGGGGATCGAGTGGTGA
- a CDS encoding 8-amino-7-oxononanoate synthase — protein MSVRTGESVFDWIDTRAEARAKAGLARRVRPRPADSTDLDLASNDYLGLARDKRVTGAAAAATLRWGAGSTGSRLVTGSTELHTELEYELANFCGAQSALVFSSGYLANLAALTALSGPGTAIVADQHIHASLIDGTKLSKADVVVAGHCDVPQVTHALATRGKRRALVVTDSVFSVDGDLAPLAELSAVCREHDAALIVDDAHGLGVVGDGGRGAVHAAGLAKAPDVVTTVTLSKSLGAQGGAVLGSGRVIRHLVDTARTFIFDTGLAPASVAASLAALRILREEPERPARALDVAQDLAFRLKEKGFLVSTPTAAVVSIQAPSPEAAFAWAEACRTQGVVVGCFRPPSVPDRISRLRLTARADLSDGEIERAVRVITETGASAGAVSRRP, from the coding sequence GTGAGTGTGCGCACAGGTGAGTCGGTGTTCGACTGGATCGACACGCGGGCCGAAGCCCGCGCGAAAGCCGGTCTGGCCCGCCGGGTCCGGCCTCGTCCGGCCGACTCGACCGACCTGGACCTGGCGTCGAACGACTACCTCGGTCTGGCCCGGGACAAGCGGGTGACCGGGGCCGCCGCCGCGGCCACTTTGCGCTGGGGCGCGGGCTCCACCGGGTCACGGCTGGTCACCGGGTCCACCGAGCTGCACACGGAACTGGAGTACGAGCTCGCGAACTTCTGCGGCGCGCAGTCGGCGCTGGTGTTCTCGTCGGGCTACCTGGCGAACCTGGCGGCGTTGACGGCGCTGTCCGGTCCGGGCACGGCGATCGTGGCGGACCAGCACATCCACGCTTCGCTGATCGACGGGACGAAGCTGTCCAAGGCTGATGTGGTCGTCGCCGGGCACTGCGATGTCCCGCAGGTGACGCATGCCCTGGCAACGCGCGGCAAGCGGCGGGCGCTGGTGGTGACCGACTCGGTGTTCTCCGTGGACGGCGACCTCGCGCCCCTCGCGGAGCTGTCCGCCGTGTGCCGTGAGCACGACGCGGCGTTGATCGTGGACGACGCGCACGGTCTCGGTGTCGTCGGCGACGGCGGGCGGGGCGCGGTGCACGCGGCGGGTCTGGCGAAGGCGCCGGACGTGGTGACCACGGTGACGCTGTCCAAGTCGCTCGGCGCGCAGGGCGGTGCGGTGCTCGGGTCGGGCCGGGTGATCCGGCATCTGGTCGACACCGCGCGCACGTTCATCTTCGACACCGGTCTTGCGCCGGCCAGCGTGGCGGCGTCCTTGGCCGCGTTGAGGATCCTGCGGGAGGAGCCGGAACGTCCGGCGCGGGCGCTGGACGTCGCGCAGGACCTGGCGTTCCGGTTGAAGGAGAAGGGTTTCCTGGTCAGCACGCCGACCGCGGCCGTCGTGTCGATCCAGGCGCCCTCGCCCGAGGCTGCGTTCGCGTGGGCCGAGGCGTGCCGCACTCAGGGCGTGGTCGTCGGCTGCTTCCGGCCGCCGTCGGTGCCGGACCGGATCTCCCGCCTGCGGCTCACGGCGCGCGCCGACCTGTCCGACGGTGAGATCGAACGCGCCGTGCGGGTGATCACGGAGACCGGCGCATCCGCAGGTGCGGTATCCCGTCGTCCATGA
- a CDS encoding putative cobaltochelatase yields MGARFPFSAVVGHDDLRTALLLNAVHPGIGGVLVRGEKGTAKSTVVRALAALLPELDVVPGCRFGCDPDVRTDCPDGPHGHGSERHPSERHPSERRPARLVELPVGATEDRLIGSLDLERALTEGVRAYQPGLLAAAHRGVLYVDEVNLLHDHLVDLLLDAAAMGRAHVEREGVSVSHAASFLLVGTMNPEEGELRPQLLDRFGLTVAVRASRDVPTRTEVVRRRLAYEADPEGFAARWAEADADLARRIVAARDRLKGVTLPDAELRRIAGICAAFEVDGMRADLVVARTATAHAAWRGAEEVAEEDVEAAVRLALPHRKRRDPFDEPGLEEDQLNDALQQGADAAQEPEDGPEGPEDPDDDGGGSSPPSDPPPPESTSDASDTSDAQNPNSTDHPPAPAPASTPSSTPAPAFRARLLQVPGVGEGAPGKRSRARARTGRVVRSSTMDGAGLHLLGTLAAAAPHQSARGRSGPGLELRGADLRLSVREGKEGNLVLFVVDASGSMAARQRMSAVTGAVISLLRDAYQRRDKVGVVTFRGREAHVALPPTNSVDAAAARLRDLRTGGRTPLADGLLRARRVLETERVRDPRRRALLVLLTDGRATATGSGGDPMRDALRAAGLLAADRVASVVVDCEHGPIRLGLAARVAGAMEAACLRLEELSADQVAGVVRAARAA; encoded by the coding sequence ATGGGCGCGCGTTTCCCCTTTTCCGCTGTCGTCGGACATGACGACCTCCGCACGGCTCTGCTGCTCAACGCCGTGCACCCCGGTATCGGCGGGGTGCTCGTCAGAGGTGAGAAGGGGACCGCGAAGTCGACCGTGGTCCGGGCGCTCGCCGCGCTGCTCCCCGAGCTGGACGTGGTGCCAGGGTGTCGGTTCGGCTGTGATCCGGACGTTCGGACGGACTGCCCGGACGGGCCGCACGGCCACGGCTCGGAACGCCACCCGTCGGAACGCCACCCGTCGGAACGCCGCCCGGCCAGGCTGGTCGAACTGCCCGTCGGCGCGACCGAGGACCGGCTGATCGGCTCGCTGGACCTGGAACGCGCCCTGACCGAGGGCGTCCGCGCCTACCAGCCGGGTCTGCTGGCCGCCGCGCACCGGGGTGTCCTGTACGTGGACGAAGTGAACCTGCTGCACGACCACCTCGTGGACCTGCTGCTGGACGCCGCTGCGATGGGCCGCGCGCACGTCGAGCGCGAGGGCGTGTCCGTGTCGCACGCCGCGTCGTTCCTTCTCGTGGGCACCATGAACCCGGAGGAAGGCGAGCTGCGCCCGCAGCTGCTGGACCGTTTCGGCCTCACGGTCGCGGTTCGCGCTTCACGGGACGTGCCGACCCGCACGGAGGTCGTCCGGCGGCGGTTGGCGTACGAGGCCGACCCCGAGGGGTTCGCCGCCCGGTGGGCCGAGGCGGACGCGGACCTGGCCCGCCGAATCGTCGCCGCGCGGGACCGGCTGAAGGGCGTGACGCTGCCGGACGCGGAGCTGCGCCGCATCGCCGGGATCTGCGCGGCGTTCGAGGTGGACGGGATGCGCGCGGACCTGGTAGTAGCCCGCACCGCCACCGCGCACGCTGCTTGGCGTGGTGCTGAGGAGGTGGCGGAGGAGGACGTGGAGGCGGCCGTCCGGTTGGCGTTGCCGCACCGCAAGCGCCGTGATCCGTTCGACGAGCCGGGGTTGGAGGAGGATCAGCTGAACGATGCGCTCCAGCAGGGCGCGGACGCCGCTCAGGAGCCCGAGGACGGCCCGGAGGGTCCCGAGGACCCGGACGACGACGGCGGCGGCTCATCGCCGCCCAGCGACCCACCACCGCCCGAGTCCACTTCGGACGCTTCGGACACTTCGGACGCTCAAAACCCCAACTCAACCGACCACCCGCCCGCCCCCGCCCCCGCCTCCACTCCCTCCTCCACCCCCGCCCCCGCGTTCCGCGCCCGCTTGTTGCAGGTCCCAGGCGTAGGCGAGGGCGCACCGGGCAAACGCTCACGAGCCCGCGCCCGCACCGGCCGCGTGGTCCGATCGTCCACTATGGACGGCGCAGGCCTGCACCTACTAGGCACCCTCGCCGCAGCCGCCCCCCACCAGTCCGCACGGGGCCGCAGCGGTCCGGGCCTGGAACTGCGCGGCGCCGACCTGCGGCTGTCGGTGCGCGAGGGCAAAGAGGGCAACCTCGTGCTGTTCGTGGTCGACGCATCCGGCTCGATGGCCGCGCGGCAGCGGATGTCGGCGGTGACCGGCGCGGTGATCTCCCTGCTCCGCGACGCCTACCAGCGACGGGACAAGGTCGGCGTAGTGACGTTCCGGGGCCGCGAGGCCCACGTCGCCCTGCCGCCGACGAACTCGGTCGACGCGGCGGCGGCCAGACTGCGCGACCTGCGCACAGGCGGCCGTACCCCGCTCGCCGACGGCCTGCTCCGCGCCCGCCGCGTGCTCGAGACCGAACGCGTCCGCGACCCGCGCCGCCGTGCGCTGCTGGTCCTGCTCACCGACGGCCGTGCCACGGCGACCGGGTCCGGCGGTGACCCGATGCGTGACGCGCTGCGCGCGGCCGGGCTGCTGGCGGCGGACCGGGTGGCGTCCGTCGTGGTCGACTGCGAGCACGGCCCGATCCGGCTCGGCCTGGCCGCACGGGTGGCCGGTGCGATGGAGGCCGCGTGCCTGCGCCTGGAAGAGCTGTCCGCGGACCAGGTCGCCGGCGTCGTGCGCGCCGCACGAGCAGCGTAG
- a CDS encoding GNAT family N-acetyltransferase — MRSHPYPATLRRQWSADLTPTQLYAVLKLRGEVFVVEQNCVYPELDGRDLEPGTRHFWLESEGSGQPEAYLRLLEEPDGGYRIGRVCTARAARGRGYSRRLMEAALAEVGRAECVLDAQTYVADFYASFGFEPQGAEFMDDGIPHLRMRRSP; from the coding sequence GTGCGCTCACACCCGTACCCGGCGACGCTGCGCCGGCAGTGGTCGGCCGACCTGACGCCCACGCAGCTCTACGCCGTGCTCAAGCTGCGCGGCGAGGTGTTCGTGGTCGAGCAGAACTGCGTCTACCCGGAGCTGGACGGGCGTGACCTGGAGCCCGGCACCCGGCACTTCTGGCTGGAATCCGAAGGATCAGGGCAGCCGGAGGCGTACCTGCGGCTGCTGGAGGAACCCGACGGCGGCTACCGCATCGGCCGGGTCTGCACGGCCCGCGCCGCCCGTGGCCGCGGCTACAGCCGTCGGCTGATGGAAGCGGCACTCGCCGAGGTCGGGCGGGCCGAGTGCGTGCTGGACGCCCAGACCTACGTGGCCGACTTCTACGCCTCGTTCGGCTTCGAGCCGCAAGGCGCGGAGTTCATGGACGACGGGATACCGCACCTGCGGATGCGCCGGTCTCCGTGA